A DNA window from Flammeovirga agarivorans contains the following coding sequences:
- a CDS encoding thiamine pyrophosphate-dependent enzyme: MTTKQNLDYKFSKEEVLEDLRIAIESRHASLIGRKEVFMGKAKFGIFGDGKEVPQLAMAKFFQNGDFRSGYYRDQTFMFAIGELSIQEFYAQLYAHTDVEADPSSAGRCMNAHFSTRSLNPDGSWKDLTKQKNSSSDISCTAGQMPRLVGLAYASKLYRENKDLNGAEIAKNFSVNGNEVAFGTIGNASSAEGMFFEAINAAGVLNIPMITSIWDDGYGISVPNEYQMTKNNVSAALSGFQKEKDTNGLEIFTVKAWDYPALVDTYKKAVDLARKNHTPAIIHVIEVTQPQGHSTSGSHERYKSEDRLKWEDEFDCIKKMKEWAIDEGFATQDEIDAIEKSALNKVKEERKAAWDAFKASMKVDYEVAVDLLKRATSSLPQNNDILRLSKELQKTINPIRKDAISIVKKALREMRFENIPVKAEMQAWLKKVKEENYDRYSSYLYSESDEAALKIPPVAPEYSPDSPMVDGREIMQAAFDKIFEKDPRVFAIGEDVGKIGDVNQGFAGLQDKYSEIRVTDTGIRETTILGQGIGAALRGLKPIIEIQYLDYIYYAMSTLSDDLACLQYRTKGGQKAPVIIRTRGHRLEGVWHSGSPIAALLNSLRGINFLVPRNMTRAAGFYNTMLKSDEPALIIECLNGYRLKEKMPNNLDDVCTPLGVPEVIREGSDITIVTYGSMCRIVMEAADQLAKIGINVEVIDVQTLLPFDVNHMIKESIRKTNRVIFADEDMPGGTTGYLMQKVIDEQQSFDLLDSSPVCIAARPHRPAYSTDGDYFSKPNAEDIFEAAYNIMNEVDPVTFPEIY, from the coding sequence ATGACAACAAAGCAAAATTTAGATTATAAATTCTCAAAAGAGGAAGTCCTCGAAGACCTGAGAATTGCAATCGAAAGTAGACACGCTAGTTTAATTGGTAGAAAAGAGGTATTCATGGGAAAAGCCAAATTTGGTATTTTCGGTGATGGCAAAGAAGTACCTCAATTGGCCATGGCAAAATTTTTCCAAAATGGAGATTTCAGGTCAGGTTATTATCGTGACCAAACATTTATGTTTGCCATTGGTGAATTATCTATCCAAGAATTCTATGCTCAACTATATGCCCATACAGATGTTGAAGCAGACCCCTCTAGTGCGGGTCGTTGTATGAATGCTCACTTTTCAACAAGAAGCTTAAACCCTGATGGATCTTGGAAAGATCTTACTAAACAAAAAAACTCAAGCTCTGATATATCTTGTACAGCAGGTCAAATGCCAAGATTAGTTGGTCTAGCTTATGCATCAAAGTTATACAGAGAAAATAAAGACTTAAATGGTGCTGAAATTGCCAAAAACTTCTCAGTAAATGGTAATGAAGTAGCTTTTGGTACTATCGGTAATGCCTCTTCTGCTGAAGGCATGTTCTTTGAGGCCATTAATGCAGCAGGTGTCTTAAATATTCCAATGATCACATCTATTTGGGATGATGGTTATGGTATTTCTGTTCCAAATGAGTATCAAATGACAAAAAATAATGTCTCTGCTGCTCTATCTGGATTCCAAAAAGAAAAAGACACAAACGGATTAGAAATCTTTACTGTTAAGGCTTGGGACTACCCTGCTTTAGTAGATACATATAAAAAAGCTGTTGATTTAGCTAGAAAGAATCATACTCCTGCAATTATCCACGTTATTGAGGTTACTCAACCACAAGGACATTCTACTTCTGGTTCTCATGAAAGATATAAGTCTGAGGATCGTTTAAAGTGGGAAGATGAGTTTGATTGTATCAAAAAAATGAAAGAATGGGCAATTGATGAAGGATTTGCTACTCAAGATGAAATTGATGCTATTGAAAAATCAGCACTAAATAAAGTAAAAGAAGAAAGAAAAGCTGCATGGGATGCTTTCAAGGCATCAATGAAAGTAGATTATGAGGTGGCAGTAGATCTATTAAAAAGAGCTACAAGTTCTCTTCCTCAAAACAATGATATTCTTCGTCTTTCAAAAGAATTACAAAAGACCATCAATCCTATTCGAAAAGATGCTATTTCTATTGTGAAAAAAGCACTTAGAGAGATGCGATTTGAAAACATTCCTGTTAAAGCAGAAATGCAAGCATGGTTGAAAAAAGTAAAAGAAGAAAACTACGATAGATACAGCAGTTATTTATATAGTGAATCTGATGAGGCTGCTTTAAAGATACCTCCTGTTGCTCCTGAATATTCTCCAGATTCACCAATGGTGGATGGTAGAGAAATTATGCAGGCTGCCTTCGATAAGATTTTTGAAAAAGACCCTAGAGTTTTCGCGATTGGTGAAGATGTAGGTAAAATTGGTGACGTAAACCAAGGTTTCGCCGGCCTTCAGGATAAGTATTCTGAAATCAGAGTAACTGATACGGGTATTAGAGAAACTACAATTTTAGGTCAAGGTATTGGAGCTGCATTAAGAGGTTTAAAACCAATTATTGAAATTCAGTATCTGGACTATATATACTATGCTATGTCAACTTTATCAGACGACTTAGCTTGTTTACAATACCGTACTAAAGGTGGACAGAAGGCTCCTGTTATTATTCGCACAAGGGGGCATAGACTAGAAGGTGTTTGGCACTCTGGTTCTCCTATTGCCGCATTATTAAATTCACTTCGTGGTATTAATTTCCTAGTACCTCGTAACATGACTAGAGCTGCTGGTTTCTATAACACAATGTTGAAATCAGATGAACCAGCTTTAATCATTGAATGTCTAAATGGCTACCGTTTAAAGGAAAAAATGCCAAATAATTTAGACGATGTTTGTACGCCATTAGGTGTTCCAGAGGTCATTAGAGAAGGGTCTGATATTACTATTGTTACTTACGGTTCTATGTGTAGAATCGTGATGGAAGCAGCAGATCAATTGGCAAAAATTGGTATTAATGTTGAAGTAATTGACGTTCAAACTTTACTACCATTTGATGTAAATCATATGATTAAAGAGTCTATCAGAAAGACTAACCGTGTAATTTTTGCTGATGAAGATATGCCAGGTGGTACTACAGGGTATCTGATGCAAAAAGTGATTGATGAACAACAGTCATTTGATTTATTAGATTCTAGTCCAGTTTGTATTGCTGCTCGTCCTCATCGACCTGCTTACTCAACAGACGGAGATTATTTCTCTAAACCAAACGCAGAAGATATATTTGAAGCTGCATATAATATTATGAATGAAGTAGATCCAGTTACATTCCCTGAGATTTATTAA